The genome window TATGTTGTTGCCATGCCAACAAGAGTGCTCCAAAAGTTGCCCACTGTACCAGTTAATGACAGGACCCGCGCGCGACTGACCTGATGTGATGGAGTTGTGCGTGGGGGAGGCGGGGAGGCCGAGGTGGCTCGCGCTCACCGAGGGCACGCTCAGCTGATCCATCCCCACGGGACTCAGGTTCATCTCGTTCATCCTGCAACCGGACGGCACCGTCAGGCGCTGCTCACTCAGTCACAACCTCTCACAGCACAGGCGAGCTAACGTTAGCTCATGCGAGTAAGACTGTCTCTACATGGCTTACCTGGCTTCAGTTCGTATTTCCCACTACCGGTGCTGTGGAGAACGATGCATTTCTCTTCGAGCTGAGGGAAGAAGACATTTATAAATGGACGCAAAGTCACCAAAGACCAGAGAACTCACCTGCTAGCCAGCTTCTATTAGCCTACTAGCCAACATCTATTGTTGACTGCAAGCTAACTTACATCCAAAGCTAACTTGTAGTTAGCTATCTTAGTCAGCTTACAATTTGCTTTCTCTGGGTACAACACGCTGCTAATCTGATGCTTTACACACATCTGCGAGTTCCAGATCACACTAAAACGTGACATTGAGACTATTTTGCACAACAGCACAGCCATTGCAGCTTTCCTTGCCTCACTCCACGGCCTAGACATCAACATAAACAAAGCTTAACTAGCTACATCATGGAAGCTAACTCGAAGTATGAAATTAGCGTTAGCAAACTCATACAAAACTCCTGAGTTCTATACAAGCTCAAGCTTAACTACATAAAGAGTTTGCACTCAAGTTCTCGTGCAAagacaaagtcaaaccttttgTGGTTTAGTCAAACCGGTCTGGCTCTCTGGAGTAATAAAGTTAAAAGCCAACACACTGCCTGACAGCTTTTACTCTCAGGGTCCATGATTGCGTGACAGAGCTCGCCGCCTGAGCATGCGCAAACCTGCAACAAACAGCACTTTGGTGTGGAGTCCCGAGCGACAATGTCAACTCACCCAAAAGGAAACAAAGTGGCATCGCAGAGCGTCCCTTCTCTTTGCTGAATTTTAATGTGGCCTCAGCTAGTCAATCACCTGTCTGCGGAAAACGGAATGCGGGTTACTACTGGGACAGGTGAGGAATTCTCCTCCCTCCTGCAGACGAGATCACACCCCTCACCCGAGCACTCTCCCCTTTTAAACGGACATCGCGGGGACAGACGGAGAATCTGGCAAAGTAGCCTGGGTGACGCTCGTGCCCAGCCGCCAGCGGCAGTTGTGAGGCTAACGGTCCAGAGGTGAGCAGCTAAAGGCCAAACTATCCCTGCGTCCTGTTCAGGATGTTGGTAATGGAGACGGTGATGATGCGCTTGACCTGGGCTATTATGGTCTGTTTAGATATTGGTTATGTTGTATGAAAATGTTCATTCGTTAGGCTGTTTATCTGTTTATTGTTAGTCTGGCTGTTTCTTATTCTCTGATATATTTTCCAGTGATGGCATTTTCACGGGACGTCCTAGAACGATTGTCTTACTCCCGGACAGGGGGTTTCGTGGACCCGCAGACCCATCCGTTCATAGACGCGCTCGGGCTGCAGTTCCATCTCGAGCCAACTTACCTGGAACCGGTGTGCGGACAACACTACGGCGCACACCTCTCCTACCTGCCCCTCAACGCGCACATCAGCGTGTACGACTACTCCTTCGAGCCTGCGTTCATCCGCAAGCGCAACGAGCGGGAGAGGCAGCGCGTGCGTTGTGTCAACGAGGGATACGCGCGCCTCCGCCAGCATCTTCCATACGAACTCGAAGACAAGAGACTCAGCAAGGTGGAGACGCTGCGCGCGGCGATCAGCTATATCAAACACCTGCAGGAGGTTCTGAGCGCCGGTCTACCACGAGCCGCGGAGGCGCGTGGGTCCGTTTCCTCCCCAGAAGTGACTGCTTGGAGCAGAGACAGAACGTCCTGAACCTGCCCGGCGCTGGGGAAAGGGACAGACgctgtaaatgttagtttagcttttgtccaaagcgaattGCAAATTGCAAACCAAATTGTACATCATTGTGTATTTGATGGCCAGATGTTTTGGTGAAGctgtgctgctctctctctctctctctctctcacacacacacacacacacacaatgttttgGTGAAGCTGTGCTGCTGTGGACAGCTGAGAGTTTGAGAGTTTTGTGTGAGGGTCATATCCAGAGTGTGTGAGGGTTAtatccagagtgtgtgtggtccatATCCAGACGCCACCTGCCCACCTAGCCTCTGGCTCCGGTCCTTTCCAGAGGAGAAGTCATTCCAGTCAGGTGCCAGTGAGGTCCAGCATCTAAATGCAGAGTGGAAAAAGTCTGGCTTCAGACAGTAAAGGTGGTTTCACCTGTGCACTAAGGGACAGATGACTTCACAGAATAGCCAATCTACCTGTGCTAAGGAGTGGTGGCCAATCTACCTGTGCTAAGGAGTGGTGGTCATTTAGTGAAAGATTGGAACACATATGTGGTAggactttgtttttttctttaactTTTTGAAGCCAGACTTGTACACCTCTGTCTAAATGATGATAATGGAGATCGTTTGAAGTTGTTAAACTTGATTAAGTCTCTTATACAGAACATGTACATACttgcttacttacttacttactataGAGAACATGTACATACTTACTTACTATAGAGAACATGTAAAGCACATGATGAgcactgtgtgtaggctacaataatccCCTCACTTCCCTCCACTGCCTCCTGCTACACCTTGACTAGTGCTTATAACGTCTGCACTCTAATCCTCCAGTAATAGTATTGATTGATGCAGTGTGCAGTATACAGTATGCTAGTATTGATTGATGCAGTGTGCAGTATGCAGTGTGCTAGTATTGATTGATGCAGTGTGCAGTATACAGTATGCTAGTATTGATTGATGCAGTGTGCAGTATGCAGTGTGCTCATTCCTACCTAagctctcctctgcactgtagctggGATGTTAGTCCTTATCTCTTCGTTGTGGATAAAGTCTgtaaaatgactaaatgtaaaatgtatgtGCTGCTGTATAattaaacttgaacttgaagtCTGTTGTCTGTCTGCACTGGTgtgtgaagttgtgtgtgtgtggtgtgtgaggttgtgtgtgtgtggtgtgtgtgtggtgtgtgaagttgtgtgtgtgtggtgtgtgaggttgtgtgtgtgtgtggtgtgtgaggttgtgtgtgtgtggtgtgtgaggttgtggGCTAGAGGATAGCTGCCCTGtgctgaagacacacacacaccacacacacacacacacacaccacacacctctAGTGTCTGCACAGCTCGCTCAATCACCCAGGTGGACAACATACATTTCGGGCAtgccgcctgaaatgcacatgcgttgtcacgactacataaacaaatgtttaTGCACATACATCCAGTCGGTTAAGACGTTGGGAAAGGTTACCGCCCCCCATGAGGGGGAAAGCATGCTAACCTCacacaatggaagtcaatgggcaAACTAGCTAACAGTTAGACTTTATACATTCGTTTTACATTCAGGTGGAGTTCTGCTTGTTTCTGAACACAATAATTTGAAGGAATTGTGTTTACTTAACTGCCCAGTGTATGCTAACAACTTAATTCACCCACGATTGCCCAATGTTGACGACAAATTTCTCTGGAAGCTATATTCAATGGTAGCATCATTAGGTTGCTACCTGGCTAACTTTATATCGTCAGTGTAACATAACCAACTGGTACACATTACTTGTTAAAACTATTCCCACGGCCATTGTAGGgaatgtgcattcatgtgaGAATAAATTCAGATGCAACTTACGAGTATGTGATGTTAAGGCAAAAGGGTTAGCTTGCTAAACCGAGCTACACAGTCCGGCCATTGAAAGCAGTTCTACAATGAGTACACTCGAGACAGTTCTGGCCGTTTAACTGGAATTAGCAAAATGAGGGAACTTAATGTTACCCTTAACCTCCttgacacacagataactctcagTTGAAATGTGTTTGTGCCGTTTAGTGATATTTGCTAAaagatttaatatttttttagGTGCTTTCTGTACTCAAGCCGGTGCACCTCCATTAGATTACATGCAATCAAAACGAATGTTTTCCCCCTCGGGGGCTTTTCAGCCATGGTAACCACGGCAACTGGGGGCGGTAACCACAATTATGACTAGTTGCCGACTGTATGTAtaagcacatatgcacataagcacagtcttgggtgacgttaaaaaaaaagttgttagcctattaGGAGATTTTAGGAGTatgcgttgcatactgtggtaaagacataggctaccggtagactataaggtcgtctcgttcaactggatgaggatttcctcgagttgccccaatgaacgtcgatgctgcatatggatcagtgacagagggaCTGTAGTttcataaaacataaaaatcaAAATGCCTGTTGGGTTTTGGTCGGGTTCGGATGCAATTCTGTCAGACacgggccgggttcggacagaaatttgcggcccgaaCCGCACTCTAGCCTACATGCTGTGGGATGCATAGGGATATGAGCTAGCGTGGGACGCACAGGGATATGAGCTAGCGGCTAGCCTATATGCTGTGGGACGCACAGGGATATGAGCTAGCGGCTAGCCTATATGCTGTGGGACACAGGGATATGATATGAGCTAGcggctagcctacatgctgtGGGACGCACAGGGATATGAGCTAGCGTGGGACGCACAGGGATATGAGCTAGCGGCTAGCCTATATGCTGTGGGACGCACAGGGATATGAGCTAGCGGCTAGCCTATATGCTGTGGGACACAGGGATATGATATGAGCTAGcggctagcctacatgctgtGGGACGCACAGGGATATGAGCTAGCGTGGGACGCACAGGGATATGAGCTAgcggctagcctacatgatagatagatagatagatagatagatagatagatagatagatactttattgatcaccaaggggaaattcaagaaagttgAGTTAAGTGTGTTAGGGTgcgtcctcctctcctctacttgagtgtgtgtgttatagggtGCATCTGTGTCCTCAGCTGCATTAGCCTGAAGTGAACtctggcaagtgtgtgtgtgtgtgtgcgtgcgcgtgtgtgtgtgtgaactctgcTCTCTGTGACCCACAGCTGCTCTGAGACGGAGGAAGGATACCAGCATCCCCTAGTACTGTGTCTCTGAAGCTTCCTGTAAtacaccccctcacacacacacacacacacacacacacacacagcacccctaCTGCCACCACTGTGGTTACCTGTTTGTAATTAAGGTGTCCGCCTGCCTGCATAGAACTAGCACGCATTTCCTCATGCAGAACCCACAGATAGAcctaatacacagacacacacacacaaacgtatactgtacacaaaaacacatacatacacacaccaacacagaaacacacacacacacacaagtgtgacTTATCAAACAAAAGCAACACACCAGGGACAGTCAGAGCACATCAAGAAGAGCAGCacagggcacacacactcacacacacacatgcacacacacacacacacacacacacactgcattgggGGCTTGATGGTTCAGTGCAGTTTGCGGAGATGAAAGTGCCATCAGCACGCCCAGAGATGCCAATCAGCCCAGAAATACCTCAGAGGCATGACTAGAACCCAACTAGCCCcggctcagagtgtgtgtgcgtgtgtgtgtgtgtacctcagagGCATGACTAGAACCCAACTAGCCCTGGCTCACACTAACTTTGTTGCAgctcactggtgtgtgtgtgtgtgtgtgtgtgcgtgcatgtgtgcttgcgtgtgtgtgtgcgtgcatgtgtgcttgcgtgtgtgtgtgtgtgtgcgtgcgtgtgtgtgtgcgtgcgtgtgtgcgtacgtgtctgtgcatgtgtgggtgcgtgtgtgtgagtgtgtgtgtgtgtacctcagaCGCACAACTAGAACCCAACTAGCCCGGCTCACACTAACTCTGTTGCTGCACACTGGTGTGTGTtcctgcatgtgcatgtgtgtgtgtgtgcatgcgtgtgtgtgagagtctgtgtgagtgtgcatgcgtgtgtgtgtgtgtgtgtgtgtgcgtgagtgtgtgtgtgagtgtgtgtgcatgtgtgtgtgtgagtgtgtgtgtgagcgtgtgtgtgtgtgtgcatgcgtgtgtgtgtgagtgtgtgtgtgtgtgtgcatgcgtgtgtgtgtgcgtgtgtgcatgcgtgtgtgtgcgtgtgcatgcgtgtgtgtgcgtgtgcatgcgtgtgtgtacctggctgtgtggtgtgtgtgttggtgtacctagctgtgtgcgtgtgtgtgcgtgtgtgtgtgtgcgtgcgtgtgtgtgtgtgcgtgtgtgtgcgtgtgtgtgtgtgtgtgtgtgcgtgtgtgtgtgtgcgtgcgcgtgtgtgcgtgtgcgcgtgtgtgtgcgtgtgcgtgtgtgcgtgcgtgcgtgtgtgcgcgtgcgtgtgtgtgtgcgtgtgtgtgacctcaGACTACGTGTACACGAAACCGCCGGGTacattttctcttaccgctttcgcACTTTCAACGACAATGAACTTCCGGAgtacccccaacaccaccaattgttaacaagttttttttttattgttttattaatatttatttttatcaatttTGTTGAGAATAGTGAATCATAAACATATGATACAAATCTCATCAATAGTCAAcatatgataggcctacaaatgtgctgaatataatgattttaaatagatctgcacctatataatctcacacacaatcgtcttgttgaatgcagtgatcttatctgctaggtgaggtaggtgcttgtctttgccttgtaactggagatttaactcattgagctttccaaatatatcgctaagataggccagcttcgtcaagaaatgttcattagtgaacgttcTTGCAGATTCCAACATAcactcttcctccaagaagaggcgactcggagctcaaacacgcgacagcactttacctcgggaaagccaccttgcctcgctgtgaaacagtacagccttttggtcagctcccatctcctctcaaagtgcggagaatagacacgcttttaagggccgggtcttgatgaaattcaccactctcacaacctcgttcaaaatctcattcaggtcgtgactaactaagctgccttgacacgagcgcttccctatgaataacacagtgcgtccattgcgcatcgggtgctacctgggcccaggctacagataaaaaaataaataaaaaaaactcctgtttttcacatcagtttgcgccccacctggcatgtctctgCGGCCCACAGTTCTCGAATATTTCTCCACTCtcgaatattttgttaatgcaGAGAAAATAAGTTTTTAATGTGCAGTGCAAATGCGGAAGTTAAGTAACCAACGTGGGATAGAGAAAACGTTTGAAAAGGCATATGACTTTTTCCGCGTACCCCCTGAAATCAGTCCACGTACCCCAGTTTGACAACCGTCAATCAGTGGTGATCAGTTGGTGATCAGTGGTCACCAACCTTTTTGAGCCCAAGATCCCTAACCTCGCCCTGAACAAAGGCAAGATCTACCTTGAAGCGTCAAAAGAAAATCAAAGCTAAAATACTTAATGCCTTAATGCAATAATAATGCCTTTTATTTAGGCAAATGTATCAGGTCAAAAATATCACATCCTCCACCCCCTtatacaggcgtcaatgagataACAACACTTTAACATAGTCtttacttacatgattttggttttgattttctaattggagtaagtgtttgtgacaaTACGTCATGATAAATTTGATGTTTGATcactgttttggtatgaagcatctttcacgTAATTAATGCgtactctagaaagtgaaagtaacctAAGCTTAGGCCTACAATGCACTCCGTGTCTGTTacagctgtctgtgcacgtccgcaatcgattacattcttcaaatggagaacaaattcctgatcgctaaactttttttttctttttttctgccaGTTAGCAGTTTATGTAGAAGCACCTAGCATAATTTGACATTGACAAGTCCtgttgcgagagagagagagagagagagagagagagcgcacctGCAAAGTGgtgctgtgcgcgtgtgtgtgtctgcatggggtTACGTTCGGTTCAAGTCAGAAGTTGGTTCGTACGGTCCCGCAGCACTGAGACAGCCCTGTAAATGTATgcaggaatttctcgcattatgatggctaggtcTTGAATAAATCATGCGCTATCCCGCGCTGAAATGTACACCCTGTAAACGTTGGCGAACATGTGGGAATTTGGTGACTGTTTTTAATTGTCCTTTTATTCTCGGGATCTACTGAGCAAGTCCTAAAGATCTACTGGTCGATCGCGATCGACGGGTTGGCGACcactggtttagatcatacctttctaACCGCAGACAATTTGTACAAGTCCACAATAAACCGTCTATCCagactatggtaaaatatggggtgcctcaaggctcagtattagggcccctgttattttctctctatatgcttcccctaggctctgaaattaggaaacatggcattaaatttcattattatgcagacgatacacaactatacctttcCGTAAAACCTGACGAATTAACTCCGTTAGctaaacttgacacatgtataagagatataaagacatggatgacaaataatttcctgcttttgaaataaaacagaagtcatggttgtaggtcctaaaaagatgagggatatcctatcctcatcacaggctacatttactgatcttcgactatcctcatccacaagtgttaaaaatttAGGAGTTTCAATTGACCAAGACCtatcactaagtaatcacataaaacagattaccaaaacttcattttataatttaaggaacatttcaaagataaggaagtccttatccttaccagacgctgagaaattaatccatgcttttgtcacctcaaggattgattattgcaaCGCTCTGTAtgctggctgcaataacacctgtctaaagagcttacagcttatacaaaatgcagctgctcgcacactcactagaactaaaaaatatgaacatatttcccctatcctggcatctctacattggctgcctgttaaaagtcgcattgTCTTCAAAGTATTACTTCTAACgtacaaagccattaatggccaggcaccagaatatattaaagatctcctagttttttttttttttttacaaacacacacacaccctttcatttatttatttttttgaggagaaaaaaacacaacaaatttTACTCTATTATAAACCTATAATGAGATGTAATAAAAGAAATCTTGAATCTTAAATCTTGAATCTAGTCTCATATAACCCGCCCAGACCGttacgatcacagaatactggccttcttgtaattccaagaatctcaaaaacgacagtaggtggcagagctttcagctatcgcgcacccctcctctggaataatctacCCTCCTCAATTTgattagcagacaccctccctatttttaagtctagacttaaaacatacctctttatggtgcggtgtggaacttcacccatcttggaatggaccaccctgctgagtcctcgtgtgactggcaccccagtcgcgcgtgagatggtggtcactgaccatacctgcgctggtgtcgactacccctcaccatgccttagttatgctgctatagcatagtgctgtcatggacttctcATGTGCCATGCCGTACaactccctcccctctcctctctcccctaccctctttctctcaacaCTACTGATCACTTCTTGACATTAACCACATTGATTtcaagtaatactaacccattctacatctctctttcttcccccttactgtacctcacttgtgaggtttatcatcaccagtcatcaaccatccgtgtgcctggccctcctcttacccaccccacctgaagtcccatccttgactgctgtattactgtccccctacctggattcctggcctgtacagccccatcacctgcctatgacaattctgcccggattctggcctgtctgctgACCCACCACCTGCCCCCTGACAACTTTCTTTCCTGGACAATTCTGACGCCGGACTattgcactttctctcactaaatcatgattatgctttatcataccggatacgtaatcatcccacctcttgtaactttcacctcaggtgctttaaacaccatgttctattctccacacctgactaacgtatgcatttgtcattatttacagaccttactgtctgtattgaccctaggcagatgggtcaggcccttgagtcgtggatctgctcgaggtttcttcccaCATggatctccaattctagggagtttttcctcctcgcccctgttaccccgGTTACCCAGgggccttccttccttctttcttccttttcttttctccctcttttctttttctctgattgcctacattctgtaaagcgccatgatacatgtgtaatgttttggcgctctataagcacaataaattgaaaattgaattgtgtgtgtgcgtgcgtgtgtgtgtgtgtgtgcgtgtgtgtgcatgcgtgcgtgcgtgtgtgtgtgtgtgtgtgtgtgtgtgtgcgtgcatgtctgtgtgtgtgtgcgtgcatgtctgtgcgtgcgtgcgtgtgtgtgtgtgcaatgtaatGTGCATGGAGAATATCAGTTATCAGGGTTATTTACTTTGCTGTAACAAAGGCATTAGAgacaggatggggggggggagacagaaGAAGAAGGAAAGCAATATGTAGGTGATGAAAGGAGagatatctttctttctttctctctttctctttcttatcATGTCTTATCAGCACTACGGGTGGACCACCAGCAGAGGAATGCCAACATGTCACAACATagttccacaacacacacatcacacacgcacacacacacacacacacacacacacacaattctcaaTCAAACAGGAActacgcaagcacacacacaaacacacacacagacatttttcTGTATGTAAGTACACTAAATGGacaagagggtgtgtgtttctgtgtgtgtgtatgtgtgtgtgcatgtttgtgtgcatgcatgtgaatCTATGTACATGTATAGGCAGTAAGCATAAGACAACTATTAGTGTTTTATAAATCTGTAGGCAGTAAGCTTAGACAACTATAAGTGTTTTATAAATCTATAGGCAGTAAGCttatgtaacggatgccagctagcttagctgtgcttgtggaacgttggtaaacctcactccccgacggctcaattgttagcccgcttgcctcccgatccgaggtgcttctgtttcgcgggttcgagtccgggcgtgtgcagggctggaTCGCGcgggttcaacacaacgcaggttgcattggtgccgtgacccggatcgggagtgaggtttaggggggtgagaatgtaacctgtgtgtgtttttataaatGTATAGGCAGTAGGCAATAAGCTTAGACAACTATAAGTGTTTTTATAAATCTATAGGCAGTAAGCTTAGACAACTATAAGTGTTTTTATAAATCTATAGGCATTAGGCAATAAGCTTAGACAACTATAAGTGTTTTTATAAATGTGTAGGCATTAGGCAATAAGCTTAGACAACTATAAGTGTTTTTATAAATCTATAGGCAGTAAGCTTAGACAACTATAAGTGTTTTTATAAATGTATAGGCAATGTTTTTATAAACGTATAGGCAATAAGCTTAGACAACTATAAGTGTTTTTTAAATCTATAGGCCGTAAGCATAGGACAACTGTAAGTGTTTTGTTCATTGTAACAACGGGCTTGTTCCACATGTCTACATAATAAATGACATGACAACAAAGGTAAAGGTCAAATTaagaaaatattattttattgctttaagtcactttgggtgtgtgtgcatgtgtgtgtgtgtgtgtctgtgtgtgtatgcgtttgtctgtgtgtgttcctgtctatgtgtgtgtgcatgagaacaAAGGTTAAAGGTTAAATCAAAAAGATAATTTGATAAGACTTTACTTCacaggtgagttcataacacattcatagcagctgtcataaactgcacttaaagcattcatgactgtttcatgagacatgactcaacattcataccaaacctttcatgaatgtggaagacagaacgacgacaacttgtcaaaataaaagtccaacaatcgcaaagcagcattgccgtttttgtcccaaacctcttacctgatcacatcacatctcatctgagtcaatgggctagtCCAGTGGCAAAAACAttagcgttatgtcataaacgtttatgacttgtttatgacacgagACTCATGTCATGACACTCTAATGtcaacactgtcaagtaaagtgtaaccgagtcatgtctcatgaaacagtcatgaatgctttatgtgcagtttatgacagctgctatgaatgtgttatgaactcacccgtcaccCCTCACCGATAATTTATTGAAAATAAAGCAAAATTAAATGTCCTTGAATGTGATATGTGATGGGTGCAGTAAattagtcagtgtgtgtgtgtgtgtgtgtgtgtgtgtgtgtgtgtgtgtgtgagagagagaaagtcagaaAAGTGCCCAAGTGGTTTAGTTATTTTGCTGTTGCACTATAGTGCCCCTTGCTGGTAGACAGGCTCAaggacacactgcacacacacacatcatgtgtTTCTGCTCTGGTctccagcagctgtgtgtgtatgtgtgagagagaggagtcagggtatatgtgtgtgtgtgtgtgtgtgcgtgtcaggtGTACTGGGACTCCAGCATGTCTTTGTCCAGCTGCAAGGAGGAGATGTGAAGATTCTGCCGACTCACCAtctgagagagaaacacacacacacacacactgggtgagtagtgtgtgtgtgtgtgtgtgtgtgtgttacctgggtgagtagtgtgtgtgtgtgtgtgtgtgtgtgtgtgtgttacctgggtgagtagtgtgtgtgtgtgtgtgtgtgtgtgtgttacctgggtgagttgtgtgtgtgttacctgggtgagtagtgtgtgtgtgtgtgtgagtgtgtgtaagtgtgtgttacttggttgagtagtgtgtgtgtgtgtgtgtgttccttgggtgagtagtgtgtgtgtgttacctgg of Alosa sapidissima isolate fAloSap1 chromosome 1, fAloSap1.pri, whole genome shotgun sequence contains these proteins:
- the LOC121705366 gene encoding achaete-scute homolog 5-like; its protein translation is MAFSRDVLERLSYSRTGGFVDPQTHPFIDALGLQFHLEPTYLEPVCGQHYGAHLSYLPLNAHISVYDYSFEPAFIRKRNERERQRVRCVNEGYARLRQHLPYELEDKRLSKVETLRAAISYIKHLQEVLSAGLPRAAEARGSVSSPEVTAWSRDRTS